In candidate division KSB1 bacterium, one genomic interval encodes:
- a CDS encoding M15 family metallopeptidase, with translation MQRDLAWRQFLLILLLMLLPIGLSAQRPDDLVNIKDLDSTIIVDLKYATADNFLHDTLYAANICLLRRAVAERLVKVHRTLQAEGLGLKIWDGYRPLSVQKKMWQKVPDPRYVADPARGSNHNRGAAVDVTLVDRYGNELEMPTKFDDFSPAAASDYPYGSATARKNRERLKQAMRSQGFRATSSEWWHFNAHDCKKYSILDVPLEQFARSHRQN, from the coding sequence ATGCAACGAGATCTGGCATGGCGCCAATTTCTTCTTATTCTATTGCTGATGCTGCTTCCGATCGGATTGTCAGCTCAGCGTCCAGATGATTTAGTGAATATCAAAGATTTGGATTCGACGATTATTGTCGATTTGAAGTATGCCACAGCAGATAATTTTTTGCATGATACGCTTTATGCAGCGAATATTTGTTTGCTCCGCCGGGCGGTAGCGGAGCGATTGGTCAAGGTTCATAGAACGTTGCAAGCAGAGGGATTGGGGTTAAAGATTTGGGATGGTTATCGACCGCTATCGGTTCAGAAAAAGATGTGGCAGAAGGTACCCGATCCCCGATATGTGGCAGATCCAGCCCGAGGCTCGAATCATAATCGGGGCGCAGCAGTGGATGTGACCCTGGTCGATCGCTACGGAAATGAGTTAGAAATGCCCACGAAATTTGACGATTTCAGCCCGGCTGCGGCCAGCGATTATCCATACGGTTCTGCAACGGCGCGAAAAAATCGCGAGCGACTGAAACAGGCGATGCGTTCCCAGGGCTTTCGGGCAACTTCATCCGAATGGTGGCATTTCAATGCCCATGATTGCAAAAAGTACTCGATCTTAGATGTACCTTTGGAGCAATTTGCCCGCTCCCATCGCCAAAATTGA
- the purN gene encoding phosphoribosylglycinamide formyltransferase: MSRLQLGVLASGRGSNFQAILDHINQGKLDASVQVVVSNRSSAGVLEIARNHGIAAMFVSAKQYPDPEQYDQQLLNIFEQHQVNFIVLAGYLKLLSPLLVQKFRNRILNIHPALLPAFGGKGMYGIHVHEAVLNYGCKISGVTVHLVDENYDTGPPVLQRCVPVEEDDTPETLAARVLKVEHEIYSEALQLFAQDRIEIVGRRVKIKPA, from the coding sequence TTTTCAAGCGATCTTGGATCATATTAACCAAGGAAAATTAGATGCCTCGGTTCAAGTTGTGGTGAGCAACAGGTCATCAGCCGGTGTATTGGAAATTGCTCGAAATCATGGCATTGCCGCTATGTTCGTCTCAGCCAAGCAATATCCCGATCCAGAGCAGTATGACCAGCAGTTGTTGAATATCTTTGAACAACACCAAGTCAATTTTATCGTGTTGGCTGGCTATTTGAAACTGCTTAGCCCGCTGTTGGTCCAAAAATTTCGGAATCGCATCCTCAATATACATCCTGCACTGTTACCGGCTTTCGGCGGAAAAGGAATGTACGGGATTCATGTGCACGAAGCGGTGCTGAATTACGGATGCAAAATTTCCGGTGTCACGGTTCACTTGGTCGATGAAAATTATGATACAGGCCCGCCTGTATTGCAGCGCTGCGTTCCAGTTGAGGAGGATGACACTCCTGAGACTTTAGCGGCTCGGGTATTGAAGGTGGAGCATGAAATCTATTCAGAAGCACTTCAGCTTTTTGCCCAAGATCGCATCGAGATCGTTGGACGCCGCGTGAAAATTAAGCCAGCTTGA
- the purH gene encoding bifunctional phosphoribosylaminoimidazolecarboxamide formyltransferase/IMP cyclohydrolase — translation MSKIKQALISVHDKTGIVEFARSLQQMEIRIISTGGTAQLLQQNRISCQSVSAITGMPEMLDGRVKTLHPFIHGAILARRDNPDHLRQLHEQGISPIDMVVVNLYPFEQTIRQPNVTIDLAIENIDIGGPTMIRAAAKNYADVAVVTSPNQYASIIKELLDHRGELSLATRQRLAVQAFALTHQYDGAIARYLQNTIGSELYPARLTLNLAKISELRYGENPHQTAAFYRDLNATHPGITDLRQLHGKELSFNNIMDLDAVVKIVQSFDQPCAVIVKHHNPCGIGIGTQIFEAFEKALATDPVSAFGGIFGFNRAVDATTAAKLAEMFIEVVVAPEYDAEAFQILAKKKNVRLLKLKISSELTTEMDFKRVAGGVLVQSPDNKTIDDLELHVVTKRAPTELEWAGLKFAWKVVKWVKSNAVVFCLPDRTIGIGAGQMSRVDSSLLAVEKARRSGLSLQGTVVASDAFFPFRDGVDAAAEAGATAIIQPGGSVRDAEVIQAADEHRMAMVFTGVRHFRH, via the coding sequence ATGTCCAAAATCAAACAAGCTCTGATCAGTGTTCACGATAAAACTGGCATTGTTGAATTTGCTCGGTCGTTACAACAAATGGAGATCCGCATCATCTCGACTGGCGGGACGGCCCAGTTGCTGCAACAAAATAGGATCAGTTGTCAATCGGTTTCAGCTATTACTGGAATGCCAGAGATGCTCGATGGTCGTGTGAAAACGCTGCACCCGTTTATCCACGGCGCGATTCTGGCTCGCAGGGATAATCCTGACCATCTGCGGCAGCTTCATGAGCAGGGGATCTCGCCAATCGATATGGTCGTGGTAAATCTCTATCCGTTCGAACAGACCATTCGTCAGCCGAATGTTACCATAGATCTGGCGATTGAAAATATCGATATTGGTGGTCCTACTATGATCCGGGCGGCGGCTAAGAATTATGCAGATGTTGCGGTGGTTACCTCGCCGAATCAGTATGCGTCCATCATTAAAGAATTATTGGATCATCGCGGTGAATTGAGCCTGGCAACTCGACAGCGCCTGGCCGTACAGGCGTTTGCGCTGACGCATCAATACGACGGGGCGATCGCTCGTTATCTGCAGAATACAATTGGTTCTGAGCTATATCCCGCGCGACTAACCCTGAATTTGGCGAAGATCAGCGAGCTCCGCTACGGCGAAAACCCGCATCAAACGGCAGCTTTTTATCGTGATCTGAATGCAACCCATCCAGGGATCACGGATCTCCGGCAGCTTCATGGCAAGGAATTGAGTTTCAATAATATCATGGATCTTGATGCTGTGGTGAAGATCGTGCAGAGTTTCGACCAACCCTGCGCGGTCATTGTGAAACATCATAATCCCTGTGGGATTGGGATTGGAACCCAGATCTTCGAGGCGTTTGAAAAAGCATTGGCAACTGATCCGGTTTCAGCTTTCGGAGGAATTTTCGGCTTCAACCGAGCAGTCGATGCGACAACTGCTGCGAAATTGGCAGAAATGTTCATTGAGGTGGTAGTGGCGCCTGAGTATGATGCTGAGGCATTTCAAATATTAGCGAAAAAGAAAAACGTCCGGTTATTGAAGCTGAAAATTTCCTCAGAATTGACCACAGAAATGGATTTTAAGCGGGTCGCGGGCGGCGTATTGGTGCAAAGCCCAGATAACAAAACGATCGATGATCTTGAGCTTCATGTCGTTACCAAACGGGCTCCAACCGAGTTGGAATGGGCTGGTTTGAAATTCGCCTGGAAGGTTGTAAAATGGGTAAAGTCCAATGCGGTGGTTTTTTGTCTGCCGGATCGCACCATTGGCATCGGCGCGGGTCAGATGTCCCGGGTCGATTCATCGCTATTAGCGGTGGAAAAGGCGCGAAGGTCGGGGCTGTCATTGCAAGGAACGGTCGTTGCTTCCGACGCCTTTTTTCCATTTCGGGACGGCGTGGACGCTGCGGCTGAAGCTGGTGCGACCGCAATCATCCAACCTGGTGGTTCAGTCCGCGATGCAGAAGTCATCCAAGCAGCCGATGAACATCGCATGGCAATGGTCTTCACTGGTGTTCGACATTTCCGACATTGA